From the Nocardia fluminea genome, the window CGGAATATGACTACTCACGAGAACCGCCAACTCGACGAGGTCATCGAGCGGTTGATCATCCGGTACCCGACCATCGCACCCGCTGAGCTCGCCGACATCGTGCACAACGTCTACGACGCGTTCGGGAAGGTGCACATCCGTAATTACGTGCCGCTGCTCGTCGAACACCATGTGCGCGAAGAACTCGGCACTCCGACAGGCGAGATCCCACCCATCCCACGTTGACCGGGCGAGCGGTCCCGCTAGCGTTGACGTAGCTCACGCCAACCATGAGGAGGTCCGCATGCCAGACACCGTCCGCGGAGTCATCGCCCGCGCGAAATACGCGCCGGTCGAAACCGTCGACATCGTCGTTCCCGACCCGGGACCACACGATGTCGTCGTCCGCGTCCAGGCATGCGGGGTGTGCCACACCGACCTGCACTACCGCGACGGGGGAATCAACGACGAGTTCCCGTTCCTGCTCGGCCACGAGGCCGCCGGGGTGGTCGAGTCCGTCGGCGCCGCCGTGACCCACGTGGCCGAGGGTGACTTCGTCGTCCTCAACTGGCGCGCCGTCTGCGGCGAGTGCCGGGCGTGCCGGCGCGGGCGTCCCTGGTACTGCTTCGACACGCACAACGCCAGCGTCCCCATGACGCTCACCGACGGCACCCCGCTCACCCCCGCCCTCGGTGTCGGCGCGTTCGCCGACAAGACCCTCGTCCACGAAAAGCAGTGCACCAAGGTCGATTCCGAGACCGATCCAGCGGTGGCCGGCCTGCTCGGCTGTGGCGTGATGGCCGGAATCGGCGCCGCCGTGAACACCGGGAACGTCTCGCGCGGCGACAGCGTCGCGGTGATCGGCTGCGGCGG encodes:
- a CDS encoding three-helix bundle dimerization domain-containing protein, which encodes MTTHENRQLDEVIERLIIRYPTIAPAELADIVHNVYDAFGKVHIRNYVPLLVEHHVREELGTPTGEIPPIPR
- a CDS encoding S-(hydroxymethyl)mycothiol dehydrogenase, with the translated sequence MPDTVRGVIARAKYAPVETVDIVVPDPGPHDVVVRVQACGVCHTDLHYRDGGINDEFPFLLGHEAAGVVESVGAAVTHVAEGDFVVLNWRAVCGECRACRRGRPWYCFDTHNASVPMTLTDGTPLTPALGVGAFADKTLVHEKQCTKVDSETDPAVAGLLGCGVMAGIGAAVNTGNVSRGDSVAVIGCGGVGDAAIAGARLAGAGTIIAIDRDQRKLDWAVDFGATHTIDATSEDVVERIKGLTGGFGADVVIDAVGRPETWQQAFYGRDLAGTVVLVGVPTPDMTLEMPLIDFFSHGGALKSSWYGDCLPERDFPMLVDLYRQGRLPLDRFVTERIGIDGVEQAFTAMAEGRVLRSVVVW